The Plectropomus leopardus isolate mb unplaced genomic scaffold, YSFRI_Pleo_2.0 unplaced_scaffold21631, whole genome shotgun sequence nucleotide sequence TCATTGTGTGTTGGGTTTCCTCTGTTGACCGGCATCAATCTCACTTTTGTCATGTCTGACCTTCACAGCAATAGATGTTCTTCCTGTTTGGTTATTTCTATTTACAAAGCAACAAGATCAGATTGCCTGCACGtcaataaatcagtgttttctgctCTTCTTCCACTTTCTGCTTTCTCCAGATGCGCTTCCTGTTGCTGTTCAGCCGACAGGGGAAGCTGCGGCTGCAGAAATGGTTCACGCCGGTAACAGAACgggagaagaagaaagtgaTCCGGGACATGATGATGTTAGTGTTGGCCCGTCAACCACGCTCCTGCAACTTCCTCCACTGGAGGGACCTCAAGATTGTTTACAAGAGGTGCCTACATGAGACAAAGATGCATTTGAATTTGTGTTATAATTACTAACTAATTTTCAGTGTTCTGTCATCATCAGCAGTCCTTTCCGGCAGGTAAAGACCTTGGTGTTGAGCAGAAACCACCTTTGACTGTATTTATGCTTAATGATTAACTTGTGTGTCCTTGCTGCAAATGCttcaaaatacacacagaaacagacacacctATTCTCAACAAAGGGTTAACAAGACACACATAGAGTAAAGGTCGAGCTAATTACACAGGGAATGACCTAGATCTGACAGGAACACGTTAGTGATGGCGCTGCACAATGCTTGTCCTTCGTCATTCATTAGTTCACAcacttgtttgatttctttcaaaaacatgggagaaggcaacgagcagcTGAACAAGGCatggcccaaaattagcaaaaaaattagtaaaaaaaactttcaagacaagtaactaaaaaaaagacattttttataatctttttcACCATCaactattttttatgtaattttcttatcatttgtgaacatttcttgccaagttgcctttcccccatgtttctgaaaggaaTCAAATCAATCTGCGCAGGTGTCAGAGGGTCAAATAGCTTattaaaggcgtctgaaagcagcacatggaaactaatgtcgatccaggtttcaaagggataccATCTGACCTTCATCCTTCCCTCTAAATGCAGATACGCCAGCCTGTATTTCTGTGCTGGTCTGGAGAACCAGGATAATGAGCTGCTGACCCTTGAAGTGCTGCACAGATATGTGGAGCTGTTGGATAGATACTTTGGAAATGTAAGTAGCACTGGATGTCTTGCAATCTGCACATGCTCACACAGTCCTTTAGAAAAGATTTCATCACGCACGCTTTAAACCAATTATTTATATGAAGATGACCTCTTTTCTCCAAC carries:
- the LOC121965794 gene encoding AP-1 complex subunit sigma-2-like produces the protein MRFLLLFSRQGKLRLQKWFTPVTEREKKKVIRDMMMLVLARQPRSCNFLHWRDLKIVYKRYASLYFCAGLENQDNELLTLEVLHRYVELLDRYFGN